Genomic window (Neorhizobium galegae bv. orientalis str. HAMBI 540):
CTTTCGCGGCTGCGGCGCGGATATAGAGCTTGTCCAGCACTTCCAGCATGGCCGAGCGCGTGAACCGCGCGAGCGTGCCGGCCGTGAAGGTCGCAAGCGTGATGGCGGGCATGATCAGATGCCAGACGGTGCCGGTGCCGGAACTCGGTAGCCATTGCAGGCTCAGCGAAAAGAGCAGGATCATCAGGATGCCGAGGAAGAAGTTCGGCAGGGCGAAACCGAACACGGCGGTCGCCATGATCAGATTGTCGAAGGTCGAGCCGCGCTTGATGGCGGCGACGATGCCGGCCGGCACGCCGATCAGGATGGCGCCGATATAGGAGAAAAGGCCGAGGATCAGCGTCCAGGGAACGCGCTCGATGATGATGTCGATGACTTCGCGGCCGTCGCGATAGGAAATGCCGAACTGGCCGGTCGCCATCTGGATGACGTAGCGGAAATACTGGATCCAGAGCGGATCGTCGAGACGCCAGAGCTGACGGAACTGCTCCACCTCCTCAGGCGTGGCATCGGCGCCGACAAGTGCCACGACCGGATCCCCGGAGGTTCTCAGGACCACGAATGCGAAAGTCACCACGAACCAAAGCGTCAGCACGGTGCGCAGAATTTTCAATACCCAGAAACGCGTCATCACGCTCCGTTCCGGGAGCCGAAGCTCCAGCTGTTCCAACTTTATCGTCTTTTTTTTGAAAACTAATCACGGGAATAGATTATTATCTATTACAAAATCGAGCGAGCATTGATATGTTTTGGATATGAAATACGGCATCGAATTTCGTCACCTCCACTATTTCGCCTGCGTCGCCGAAGAGCTGCATTTCAGCCGCGCCGCCGACAAGCTCGGCATGGCGCAGGCGCCGCTCAGCCAACAGATCCGGCAGCTCGAAGATCGCCTCGGCACCAAGCTCTTCCGCCGCACGACGCGGCGCGTAAAGCTGACGCCGGCAGGCGAAATCTTCCTGCGCCACGCCCAGGAAATCCTAGGCGGGATCGACAGGGCGGTCACGCATACCCGTTCCATTTCCGGTGACGATAGCGGAACGATTTCCGTCAGCGGCGTGCATGTGGCGTTATCGCATGTCCTGCCGCCGGTAATTTCGGACTTTCGAAAGCGCTATCCGGCGATGACCGTCGACGTGCAGGTGCTCGGCACGGCACAGCAGCTCGAACTGCTCCAGAACAACAAGGTTCAGGTGGCCTTCATCCGCCCGACCAATCCGGCAGGCTTTCTGAAGACCGAGCATATCCTGCAGGAAGGTTTCGTGGCGGTGCTGCCGAAGGACCACCGGCTGGCGCAGAAGGAAAACCTGACGGTCAAGGATTTCGCCGGCGAACCCGTCATCACCTATGCCCCGACTGTCGGAGCGAGCTACTATCATGCGATCATGGGCGCGCTGCGCCGCGCCGGCGTCTATCCGGTCATCGTGCAGGAGGTCTCGCATACTTTGGCGATCGGCACGCTGGTGGCGGCGGGCGTCGGGATCGCGATTGCGCCGTCCTGGCTCGCCCACAATCCAAGCCCATACCTCGTCTACAGGCGGCTCGACGACATCCCCGCCGAAGTCGAATTGCTCGTCGCCTGGCATGCGGAGGAAAAATCGAAGATCGTGCTCGATTTCGTCGAGACGACGCGTCGGGTTGCAGCAATGAAGGATGTGAGAACCGCGATCAGGTGGCCGATCAAGTCTATCCCGCCGACCCAATTGGAATCGATCGACGGACGGTAATCAATTCGGTCAGGCACATCGTGCAGCCTTGATTGACAGGGAGCCTGAAATCTGGTGCGATCGTTGCGCGGCTTGAGGAGGCTGCGTCATGGAGGAGGACGATCGGATATGGTCAAGCTGCTTATAGCCACAGCTTTTGTTGCCCTCATGCCCGGCCTGACGCCGGCCGTCGCCGCGGATTCTTCGCCCGAAGCGCAATGCTCGGCGGCGAAGAACCTTCAACTGGCCACTTTCGACATGAAGGTTGCGAGTGCCGATCACGTCAAGGACAAGGGACCCGCACATTGTCTCGTCAGCGGGTCGTTCGAGCACCGCACCGGCGCGGACGGCAAGCCTTATGCCATCGGGTTTTCGATCGCCCTGCCGGACAATTGGAGCGGAAGGTTTCTGGTGCAGGGCGGCGGGGGCCTGAATGGCGTCGTGCGGCCGGCGGTGGGGGACGTGGCCTCCGGAGGGAAAAATGCTCTTTCCCGCGGTTTCGCCGTCATTTCTCATGACAGCGGCCACAAGGGCGAGGCATGGGACACCTCCTTCAGGGCGGACCAGATTGCCACGCTGAATTTCGCCGGCTGGTCGGTCGAGAAGGTCACGGCCCTTGGCAAGGCCTTGGTCGCCGCCTATTACGGCAAGAGCGCCGATCGCTCCTATTTTGCGGGATGCTCGACCGGCGGTCGCGAGGCGATGGCCTCGGCGCAACGCTTTCCCACGTTGTTCGACGGCATCATCGCCGGGGCTCCTGCCATGCGCACAAGCCGTTCGAACATGTCGCTCGCCGCCAAGAACGTGGCGATGAATAAGATTTCTCCGGCCAGTGCCGATAGCGCGCCGGACCGCTCGAAAGCCTTTTCGGATGGTGACCGCGATCTGGTCCTCAAGGGAATACTGAAGTCCTGCGACGGCCTTGACGGCCTCGAGGACGGAATGATCGCAAATCCGGGCGCATGCAAGTTCGATCCGGCGAGCCTTGTCTGCCCTGCCGGTAAGGCCGACGGTTGTCTCACGAAGCAGCAGGCGGACATCGTGGCCGAGACGTTTTCGCCGACGCTTGATGCATCGGGCCGGCCGGCCTATGTGGCGTTTCCCTACGATACGGGCGTCATGAGCACGACAGATCCCATTCCTGGGCTCATGCGGTTCGATGACAAGCGCAATCGGCAGTTCAAGAACAACGCCATGAGTTTCGATGTGGACGATGCCGTCGAGAAAGCCGATATCGGCGATCCGCAGCAACGGTTGATCAACGCCGACCAATGGACGGATCTCAGTTCCTTCGCAACCAGAGGAAGCAAGATCATTTTCTTCCATGGGGTTAGCGATCCGTGGTTTTCCTCCAACGATACGGTCGGTTTCTTCAACCGGATGAGCGCCGCGACCAAGACAGGTAAGCGGGTGGAGGACTGGGCCAAGCTCTATCTCGTTCCGGGCATGAGCCATTGCAGTGGCGGACCAGCCGGTCTCGACCAGTTCGACATGTTGACCAAGCTGATCGACTGGGTGGAAAAAGATGAAGCTCCACGAAGCGTCGAAGCGTCGGGCAAGGCTTTTCCGAACCGGACGCGACCGCTATGCCCCTACCCGTTGCACGCGCAATACAAGGGAGAGGGGAATGCCGACAACGCGGCAAGCTTCGAGTGCCGCAATAACTGACGCGGGTGCGTTCACGAGATGCCCGCGCGGCGGTCGGAACTTAATGTGAATAGCGCGGCCGTTTCCTGCGCGTAAATTTTCGGTCTGTCATCCCTGCTGACTTCACATCAATCTGCCCCAGGCCGGGTCCCACTGCACGCCTTCGGAAAGCTCGACGAAGATCGGCGGCTTGTCGGGTCCGCGGTTCTTGTTTTCAGCCATTCGGAAGGCGGCTTCGGGCTCCATTTCCTCGCCCGGAAAAATCGCGTCGTCTTCGGAGGGCTCGGCGATCTTGCGAATGAAGCCGCGGATCTGGTCGCCGGAGTGATAGAACTTGATGATGAGAGCGCCGGGCGCTGGGGCGCCGCCGTGATAACGGTAATAGGTATGCATGGGTCTCCTCCATTGTCAGAGCCTTCTACCTGACGTCCGGGGAGCGGAAATGTTCCGGCATGCGACGCGTCATCGTGGATCAGGTCCTTTTGCCGGTCGGCTGGAGTGGTGTCTTGTTCCAGAAGAAGGGCTTTGACCGCAGGTCGATCACTGCCCGCCAGGCGGCGGCCGAGGTCATCATCCAATAGAGCGGCACGCCGATCCAGCGCCGGCCGACCAGCCGCCGTTCGTGCTCGACCATCGGGCCTCTCCCGAGCCCAACGAAGATCAGATAACTGCCGAGGATGTTGATGGTGTCGATGATGAAAAGCGAAAGCACCCCGGCCGGAATGCCATCCACCGGCGTTTCCAGCATGGAATAAGATGGGGTGGTTGCCGTCCTCCCCCAACGGCATCGCAATATGCCAAGGTGATGTGGTGTAAGCCACAGAACAGAGAGGTCGGCGGATGATGAACGATACGATGATCGGAGTGGGTCTGGCAAAGAATGTTTTCCAGCTTCACGGGGCGTCAATGACAGGCGATGTGAAGTACCGCAAGAAGCTGTCTCGCGGGCAGTTCCTCCGGTTCATGTCAGAGCAGTCACCGGCACTTGTTGTTATGGAAGCCTGCGGGAGCGCCCATTACTGGGCGCGTGAGTTGGTGAAGCTGGGCCATGCAGTCAAGCTGATCGCGCCGCAGTACGTGCGCCCGTTCGTGAAACGGCAGAAGAACGACGCGACCGATGCCGAGGCAATCGTCATTGCGGCGCGTCAGCCTGAAATGCGCTTTGTCGAGCCGAAGACCGCTGATCAGCAAGCGCGGGCGGTTCTGTTCCGAGCGCGTGAGCGTATTGTTCATCAGCGAACGGAGTTGGTGAACGCTCTGCGCGCCGTTCTCTACGAATATGGGCAGGTGATTCCGCAGGGGATTGGTCACATCAAGCGCATTGAGGCGATCCTCGAGAATGCTGAGATCGGCCTGCCCGAGATTGTGCAGGAGGAATGCCGCGACCTTCTGGCTCAGATCGGCGAGAAGACGGCCCGGATCGAAGAGAAGGCCAGGAAGCTCGCGGAGCTGTCTCGGCGAAGCGGAGCCGCGCGCCGGCTTCAGACCATGCCGGGTGTGGGGCCGTTGACCGCGTTGGCCGTCGAAGCTTTCGCGCCGGCGATGCAGAGCTTCCGATGCGGTCGGGACTTTGCCGCTTGGCTCGGCCTAGTACCACGACAGTTCTCTTCTGGTGGAAAAGAAAGGCTTGGCCGGGTTTCGAAGGCTGGTCAGGCCGACATCCGCAGGCTCCTGATCATCGGGGCAATGGCGCGTCTGAGTTGGGCGGGTCGCAAACCGCCAGTACAAGGATCGTGGCTTTCGCGGATGCTCGCGAAGAAGCCGCGCATGCTGGTGGCAATCGCACTGGCGAACAAGATGGCTCGGACAATATGGGCCATGCTGATGAAGCAGGAAGAATATCGAGACCCAGCTCTGGCAATGGCGGCGTGAAAGGAAACTGCCGCGGATAACCAGGACTGGCAAAGAGGTGTGAGAAGTCGACGACCTGAATGGGCGCATGATCGAACCGATCGGGAACGGGAAAACCAGTTTGGCACTTTGAGCCTGCAAGCTCGGGATTAAGATTTGGACCCGCTCCGCAGATCACCATACCGGCCAGCGGCCTTTGCAAGCGCCGCAACGAAAGGCCTGACAGAAGACCGCACTCGATCACACGTCAAAGAAGGTCAGAAACTTCTTGCCAAACGGGCGGCAACCACAGAAGTGCCAACGGTCGAGCCTGTCACCGATCATATGCGATGCTCCCGCTCCGCCGCTCCTGATGAGTTCAACTCCACGTTTGGTCACTTGGATCGTTCCGACATAAAGTTCGCCCAGACCGGCATGTTTACCGATGATGGAATTTATGATGTCGTCGCTCAGCAGCATCAGTAATGCGTTCTTTGCCTTTTGCTGTATTTCCCGTCGCTCCGCGTTCGCGCGATCCGAGGCCTGCTGCAGCTCGGATTCTCTTTGCGCTCGAGCAGCATTTACCGTGGCCGCGATGCGCTGTCTCAAGCCAGTGGCGGGGTCTCCCGCCGATTTGACCGTCAGGCGGCTACCAAGAAGCTCCGCCGGGTGTGAACTCTCGGCAATATTCACAACCTGTCCATCGAACGCAGTCGGTTTCATGGTGCTTTGGCCTTGTCGGTCGGCCCTCCGAATTCCGGAGCAGGAAACTTGGCTTCTGCGAGCATAGCGACCTGCGTTGCCGAAGCACCGAGCTTGAGAAAAAGCCGCTCAGCTTCCACTTCACCCAATCGATATTTTTTCGCAAACTCGTAAACTGCGGCCCGCGGTCCGTCCAAACGTGGTTGTACGGCTTCGAATTTTATCATCGAGAACTCTCCTAGGGGCCCATATCAAGGGTTTCGGATGCAGGGGCGGCGCGAGCGGCAATTATGTTCATGGGTCCTGATCACCGCCTGCCGAATGGCCGCACGCGACCCGTCGAAAGTGTTGAGATCGCACGTTTCGCGTCGCCGAAACTGCGATTTCTGTTTGGAAATTGCAGCGCATGTCAGCCTCACACGGCCGGTGACCAGAAGAACAGTGGTGTCATTCCATGGAAAGAAGTCGTCACGTCCCAATCATCGCCGCAAAGCTCAACCGGTAGGTGACGAATACGTTGGTGCCGAAGGGGACAAGACATCAACGATCGACTAGCTCACGTGGCGGCGGACAAGTCCAACGCCAAATATTGAACCAATTGCGGCCGATCTACATGAGTGACATCTCATCCAGCAGGTTCTGGGCCAGTTCGCTGATCGCAACTTCCGCTTCCTCAACGGTCCAGCCAACGTTTTCCGCACGCAGTGCGAGGCCTTTCAGCACCGGAGGAAGATTGCCACCGGCCGTCTCCGCCACGTTGTCAGGGGTCAACCCCTTTGCCAGCTCAAGAAAGGGCTGCTCCAGCGCCTCTTGGCAGCCGATATCACGATCTGGATAGGGACCGGAACTCCGAGGTTTGTTTAGTACGAACATCTGATCCTCATCTCATGCTGCGGTTGCCTATAGGTATGCTAGGAAAAACCAGCCGCAACCCTCTGCCGGTATCCGGAACGTTGGAACAACTGGGGAGTTGATGGGGGTAATCAAGCAGGCCCAAATAGTCATCGATCTTCGTTGGGGCATTGGGCATTGGGCATTGGGAGGAATATTATGCATCTTAATACGGAAAGCCTTCTCGTCATATTGCTTGTAGGGGTAGTCGCCGGATGGCTGGCAGGCCAGATCGTTCGCGGAGCGGGTTTCGGCCTTATCGCGGATATGGCTATTGGTATTGTGGGCGCTCTGATCGGCAGCTGGTTACTTCCTCAACTGCATATCGCGTTGGGATCCGGGATCGTTCCAGCGACCGCCAACGCCACAATCGGTGCCATCATTCTCCTGTTGATTATATCCGTGGTACGGGGCGGAGGCCGCCGCAACTTCTGGCGGCGGTAACTGGAGTATCCTCGGCCACGATCATCTGCACGATCTGCCGCCGGCGACCGACAAGCGCCGAAAGCGCCTGGGTTTCGGCATCCCGCAGGGGGCGGATTTCCGGCCGCGTCGCAGCCACGAAGGCCGCAATGACTTCAGCATCAATCGGATCGGTCTTGGCACGGCGGCCGATCGCGTTGGCATACGCACGCACCTGGGCCGGGCTGATCACGATGACCGCAAACCCGGCAGACGACAGCCGCGCCGCCGCCAGCATCTCGAAGCCGCCAGTTGCCTCCAGGGCCACCACGCAGCTTGCCTCCGCAGAACGCTCCGACTTCAGCCGCTGGACCAGGTCATCGATACCGGCATGGCTGTTCCCCACGAAGAAGGCCTTACCGGACGGCGCAATCGCAATGTCCAGCCGGTCCTTCGAAACGTCAATGCCAACGACGATATCCATCTTATCCATCCTTGCCTAAGCGGGCTTTGCCTGCACAAGCGGCCCTGGCGACTGTTGGGGTTCGATGGAACGGCGGATGAAGACCCAGGCTCTGCCACGGGCTTGGTGTCCCAAGGGAGGTTCGGTCTCCCATCCGCCACCGCACCGGGAAGTAAAACCCCAAATGCGGATAAAGGGAAGTTACAAGGCGAGGGCGGCAAGTCCAAGCCCGGCATAAAAACCCTGAGAGCCTGAGAGTACGATGCGGGCCGAGAACTCGGGAATGCGATCGAAAAGCCCATCAATCGTCTCGCGCACGCGCCGCGCCGGTTCTCCAGTCAGCGCCGGATTATGCCGCGCATCGTCTTGCACCGGCAGCGCTGCTGGCGGATATTCCCCTAACCGCATGTTTCTGCTACACCGCCCGCAAGCGAACGCCCCAACCTGTCCCGATCTGGATCATAGAGATGCATCCCATGATTGCATCCCCGAAAATCAAGGGGATTTTCAATCTTCTGCAGCTTTGCCTTGTAGCCGGCGGGATCGTCTCCGCCGCAATCCCGGCCCGTGCTGCCGAAGGCAGCAATCCGCTGCCTTTGATGTTCGATGCCAAGGAGCGGCTCGCCCGCCCTGATCTTTCCACGATTATCCGGGTGCGGATCCTGACGAGCGTCGATTTCCCGCCGTTCAATTTCGCCGACCAGACCGGCCGGCTTGCCGGCTTCAATATCGACCTCGCCCGCGAGATTTGCGCCGAACTGAAGATCGAGGCGAAATGCCAGATCCAGGCACTGCCCTTCGAAGAACTGGAAAAGACCCTGGAAGGCGGGGCCGGCGAAGCCGTCATCGCAGGCATTGCCGTGACGACGGAGCGGCGCCAGCGGTTTGCCTTCTCGCGGCCTTATCTCGGCGTGCCAGCCCGTTTCGCCCGCAACCTGAAGGCCAGGATCGACGGCGATACGGCCGCAGCGCTTTCCGGCAAGCCGGTCGGCGTCGTCCGGGGCACCGCCCACGAGTTGATGCTGAAGGCGTTTTTCCCGAAGGTCACCGCCACGCCGTTCGACACTTACGAGGCGATGCTGGAGTCTTTGAAGATCGGCAAGGTGGATGCCGTCTTTTCCGACGGCCTGAGACTGCCCTTCTGGGTCGCCGGCGAAGGTTCGGCGAAATGCTGCGCCCTCTTCGACGGTCCCTATCTCTCGGAGAAATTCCTCGGCGAAGGCCTGTCGATCATGCTGCGCAAGAACGATCCGCTCCTGACAGCCGCCATCGACCAGGCGCTCAGCGTTCTGTCGCGCAACGGCCGCCTGCAGGATATCTACCTGCGTTATTTCCCGAACGGGCTTTATTGATCGGCTGCGAGTAGGAGCAGTTTCCTACCCGCTACTCAAGCTCACTGGCTCGCCCAGATGATGCGGGCGATCCATTCCACGTCGGAAAGATCGAAGCTGCGGTTCGGATGTTCCGGGTTGAGCGAGAGCAGGTCCACAGTCCGGGCACTCTGGCGGGCGAGCACTTTTGCCATCACCTCGCCTTCCTTGGTCTTGAGCACCACGCGGTCGCCGCGGCGAACCTGCGCGCCCGGCTCGACGATCAGCACGTCGCCGTCGCGATAAAGCGGCATCATCGATTCGCCCTGGATTTCCAGCGCATAGACGCCGGCCTTGCGGGACGGGTCGACCGGAAATTCCACCACGTCCCAACCCTGGCCTGCCGGAAATCCGCCATCGTCAAAAAAGCCGCCGGCGCCTGCCTGGGCAAACCCGAGCAGCGGGATGGAGCCGCCCTGCGGCGGGAAATTGCCGTCCGGGATCAAGGCGCGTCCGGGACCAGCGGGCAGGTAGCTCATGAACTGGTCAATCGTGGCACCCGTCGCTTCGAGCACCTTGGCGATCGATTCCGTCGAAGGCCAGCGCAGCCGCCCGTCCGGCCCTAGTCGTTTCGACTTGTTGAACGAGGTAGGATCGAGGCCGGCGCGCCGCGCCAGCCCGGAGGGCGTCAGCTGGTGGCGTTGGGCGAGCGTATCGATCGCGCTCCAGATCGTATCATGTGACAGCATCGTCGTCCGTACCCGTGACCGGTGCGCGAGACAAGCCGGACAAGCCAGCGCTCTGCGAACCTCTCGCCCTTGACCGATCAGACATTTGTCGACCAGACTCTCGAACGCTCCGTTCCAGCGGGCTGCCGGCTCGCGCGCACACCCCGAATTTTAACGGAACCGCAGCTTCGCGTAAAGGGATGAGAGGAATAAAATCCTGTTCCCGCGGCGGCCCTCGTCAGGCCACCAGCGCCATGTTGATCTTGCCGAGCTTGATCACCGCCTGGGTGCGGCTGTCGACATTGAGCTTCAGGAGGATTGCCGACACATGTGCCTTGATGGTCGCCTCGGAAACGCCGAGTTCATAGGCGATCTGCTTGTTGAGCAGCCCTTCACCGAGCATGGAAAGCACGCGGCTCTGCTGCGGCGTCAGCGTCTTCAGCCGCTCGATGATCTCGGTGAGGCCCGGATCTTCGTCCGGTGCGGTGAGGTAGCCTTTCG
Coding sequences:
- a CDS encoding ABC transporter permease, whose translation is MTRFWVLKILRTVLTLWFVVTFAFVVLRTSGDPVVALVGADATPEEVEQFRQLWRLDDPLWIQYFRYVIQMATGQFGISYRDGREVIDIIIERVPWTLILGLFSYIGAILIGVPAGIVAAIKRGSTFDNLIMATAVFGFALPNFFLGILMILLFSLSLQWLPSSGTGTVWHLIMPAITLATFTAGTLARFTRSAMLEVLDKLYIRAAAAKGVGYWKRIIFHALPNASIPLVTIIGLNIGELIGGAIVVETVFAWPGVGRLLVTAVSSRDLAVVQGLVLIMAVTMVLANLVVDLLYGLLDPRIRVQN
- a CDS encoding LysR family transcriptional regulator, producing the protein MKYGIEFRHLHYFACVAEELHFSRAADKLGMAQAPLSQQIRQLEDRLGTKLFRRTTRRVKLTPAGEIFLRHAQEILGGIDRAVTHTRSISGDDSGTISVSGVHVALSHVLPPVISDFRKRYPAMTVDVQVLGTAQQLELLQNNKVQVAFIRPTNPAGFLKTEHILQEGFVAVLPKDHRLAQKENLTVKDFAGEPVITYAPTVGASYYHAIMGALRRAGVYPVIVQEVSHTLAIGTLVAAGVGIAIAPSWLAHNPSPYLVYRRLDDIPAEVELLVAWHAEEKSKIVLDFVETTRRVAAMKDVRTAIRWPIKSIPPTQLESIDGR
- a CDS encoding tannase/feruloyl esterase family alpha/beta hydrolase — encoded protein: MVKLLIATAFVALMPGLTPAVAADSSPEAQCSAAKNLQLATFDMKVASADHVKDKGPAHCLVSGSFEHRTGADGKPYAIGFSIALPDNWSGRFLVQGGGGLNGVVRPAVGDVASGGKNALSRGFAVISHDSGHKGEAWDTSFRADQIATLNFAGWSVEKVTALGKALVAAYYGKSADRSYFAGCSTGGREAMASAQRFPTLFDGIIAGAPAMRTSRSNMSLAAKNVAMNKISPASADSAPDRSKAFSDGDRDLVLKGILKSCDGLDGLEDGMIANPGACKFDPASLVCPAGKADGCLTKQQADIVAETFSPTLDASGRPAYVAFPYDTGVMSTTDPIPGLMRFDDKRNRQFKNNAMSFDVDDAVEKADIGDPQQRLINADQWTDLSSFATRGSKIIFFHGVSDPWFSSNDTVGFFNRMSAATKTGKRVEDWAKLYLVPGMSHCSGGPAGLDQFDMLTKLIDWVEKDEAPRSVEASGKAFPNRTRPLCPYPLHAQYKGEGNADNAASFECRNN
- a CDS encoding IS110 family RNA-guided transposase, which codes for MMNDTMIGVGLAKNVFQLHGASMTGDVKYRKKLSRGQFLRFMSEQSPALVVMEACGSAHYWARELVKLGHAVKLIAPQYVRPFVKRQKNDATDAEAIVIAARQPEMRFVEPKTADQQARAVLFRARERIVHQRTELVNALRAVLYEYGQVIPQGIGHIKRIEAILENAEIGLPEIVQEECRDLLAQIGEKTARIEEKARKLAELSRRSGAARRLQTMPGVGPLTALAVEAFAPAMQSFRCGRDFAAWLGLVPRQFSSGGKERLGRVSKAGQADIRRLLIIGAMARLSWAGRKPPVQGSWLSRMLAKKPRMLVAIALANKMARTIWAMLMKQEEYRDPALAMAA
- a CDS encoding GlsB/YeaQ/YmgE family stress response membrane protein, with translation MHLNTESLLVILLVGVVAGWLAGQIVRGAGFGLIADMAIGIVGALIGSWLLPQLHIALGSGIVPATANATIGAIILLLIISVVRGGGRRNFWRR
- a CDS encoding transporter substrate-binding domain-containing protein, with protein sequence MHPMIASPKIKGIFNLLQLCLVAGGIVSAAIPARAAEGSNPLPLMFDAKERLARPDLSTIIRVRILTSVDFPPFNFADQTGRLAGFNIDLAREICAELKIEAKCQIQALPFEELEKTLEGGAGEAVIAGIAVTTERRQRFAFSRPYLGVPARFARNLKARIDGDTAAALSGKPVGVVRGTAHELMLKAFFPKVTATPFDTYEAMLESLKIGKVDAVFSDGLRLPFWVAGEGSAKCCALFDGPYLSEKFLGEGLSIMLRKNDPLLTAAIDQALSVLSRNGRLQDIYLRYFPNGLY
- a CDS encoding S24 family peptidase, with the translated sequence MLSHDTIWSAIDTLAQRHQLTPSGLARRAGLDPTSFNKSKRLGPDGRLRWPSTESIAKVLEATGATIDQFMSYLPAGPGRALIPDGNFPPQGGSIPLLGFAQAGAGGFFDDGGFPAGQGWDVVEFPVDPSRKAGVYALEIQGESMMPLYRDGDVLIVEPGAQVRRGDRVVLKTKEGEVMAKVLARQSARTVDLLSLNPEHPNRSFDLSDVEWIARIIWASQ